One Brassica napus cultivar Da-Ae chromosome C4, Da-Ae, whole genome shotgun sequence genomic region harbors:
- the LOC125585537 gene encoding uncharacterized protein LOC125585537: MCIDYRKLNSATRKDHFPLPFIDQMLERLANHPYYCFLDGYSGFFQIPIHPEDQEKTTFTCPYGTFAYRRMPFGLCNAPATFQRCMMSIFTDLIEDIMEVFMDDFSVYGSSFTDCLANLCKVLERCEEKNLVLNWEKCHFMVKDGIVLGFYRRFIKDFSMIARPLTRLLCKEAKFVFDADCLAAFQILKKSLVSAPIVQPPDWDLPFEIMCDASDYAIGAVLGQRKDKKLHVIYYASRTLDDAQIKYATTEKELLAVVYAFEKFRSYLVGSKVIVHTDHAALKYLMTKKDAKPRLLRWILLLQEFDIEIRDKRGAENGVADHLSRMRVEAETPLDDTLPEENVYVITLLEDEYLDQADCCVMRQIQDDLPWFADFANYLCAGIEPPNLKGYERKIFDVWGIDFMGPFPSSYGNEYILVAVDYVSKWVEAVASKTNDSSVVKKMFKTVIFPRFGIPRVVISDGGSHFINKTFDKLLKKHGVKHKVATPYHPQTSGQVEISNREIKGILEKAVGKTRKDWAVKLDDALWAYRTAYKTPLGTTPFNLVYGKSCHLPVELEYSGFWATKLMNFDIKTAAERRMVQLNELDEIRLNAYENTKIYKERTKAWHDRKIIPRDFAAGDKVLLFNSRLKLFPGKLKSRWSGPFTITEVRPYGAVVLEENGRKFTVNGQRLKPYFTDAKPEEGTNIPLSEPDLT, from the exons atgtgcattgactacaggaagctaaactcagccacaaggaaggaccacttcccacttcctttcattgaccagatgctggaaagactagccaaccacccctactactgttttctcgatggctactccgggttctttcagatacccattcatccagaggaccaagagaagacaacattcacctgtccatacggtacttttgcctacaggagaatgcccttcggattgtgcaatgctcctgccactttccagagatgcatgatgtcgatctttactgatcttattgaggacattatggaggtttttatggacgatttctcagtctacggttcttcatttaccgactgccttgctaatctgtgcaaggtgctggaaagatgtgaggagaagaacttggtgctaaattgggagaagtgccatttcatggtgaaagatggcattgttttg ggtttttacaggaggtttatcaaagacttctctatgatagcgaggccactcacccgtctgctgtgcaaagaagcgaagtttgtttttgatgctgactgcctcgctgcgtttcagattctcaagaagtctctagtcagtgctcccattgtgcagccaccagattgggacttgccatttgaaataatgtgtgacgcaagtgattacgcgattggagctgttttggggcagagaaaagacaagaaactccatgtgatctattatgccagccgaacgcttgatgatgctcaaatcaagtatgctaccactgagaaggagttgctggcagtagtttatgctttcgagaagttcaggtcctatttggtgggctcgaaagtaattgtgcacacagatcatgcagccttgaagtacctgatgacgaaaaaagatgctaaaccgagactcttaaggtggatcttactgctacaggagtttgatattgagatcagagacaagagaggagcagaaaatggagtggcagatcatctttcccgaatgagagtggaagctgaaacaccactggatgatacattacccgaggagaatgtctatgtgatcaccttgctggaggatgagtatttggatcaggctgattgctgtgtcatgagacaaattcaggatgatctcccatggtttgcagactttgcaaactacctatgtgctggaattgaaccaccgaacctgaaggggtatgagaggaaaa tttttgatgtatggggaattgattttatgggccctttcccatcttcttatggaaatgagtacatcctggttgcggttgattatgtctccaagtgggtggaagcagtagccagcaagacaaatgactctagtgttgtcaagaaaatgttcaagacagtcatttttccaagattcgggatcccgagagtggttattagtgatggaggctctcacttcatcaacaagacgttcgataaactgctgaagaaacatggagtaaagcataaggtagctacaccttatcatcctcagacaagtgggcaggttgaaatatcgaaccgagaaatcaaggggattttggagaaggctgtaggcaaaacaaggaaagactgggctgtgaagcttgatgacgccttatgggcgtatagaaccgcctacaagactcccttgggcaccactccttttaatctggtctatggaaagtcttgtcacctacctgtggaattggagtacagtggtttttgggcaacgaagttgatgaacttcgacattaaaaccgctgcagaaaggaggatggttcagttgaacgagctggacgagattcggttgaacgcctatgagaacaccaaaatctacaaggaaagaactaaggcgtggcatgacagaaagataatcccgagagacttcgctgctggagacaaagtccttctgttcaactctagactcaagctatttcctggaaagcttaagtctcgttggtccggacCTTTCACCATCACAGAGGTTAGACCTTATGGAGCTGTTGTCTTGGAAGAGAATGGGAGGAagttcacagtcaatgggcagaggctaaaaccttacttcacagatgcaaaacccgaagaaggaaccaacattcctttatcggaacctgatctcacctaa